One window of Mangrovibacterium diazotrophicum genomic DNA carries:
- a CDS encoding lipopolysaccharide biosynthesis protein produces MKLKLTTVYSLQAFQLMRYATMILIGVFMAKSSLGMEAIGAYEQFMFLAGSVSFFWLTGLIRGLLPLYRETDSDDVRFFNAFLLISVLTLLSSLVIFFLAEMWFPQQAVGDGFSVRWMLAIYLFCTVPAGLTEYYFLLKKKSARIVVYGAVSYVLMLGLVLTPAVLGWGIGSCLKGLVVWAIFRYLVLWFILLRYVRLKFSAAYQREHIGVSVPLILSALVSGSAQYVDGFIVRSQYDESVFAIFRFGAREFPIVLLLANAFSNAMLPTFASTDSLETVLEKIKKESTRLSHYLFPLSGLLLVTSHMLFPLLFNQNFAESASVFNIYLLLITSRMLFPQTILIGLKRTSLIAWASIGELLVNVTLSVWFVQFAGIQGVAFATVLAYLFEKGLLAMLVESRLNIPVTKYQNISRHLIYSLFLLSLFYIVEFVIY; encoded by the coding sequence ATGAAACTGAAGTTGACGACTGTGTATTCGCTGCAGGCTTTTCAGCTGATGCGATATGCCACCATGATTTTGATTGGTGTTTTTATGGCCAAAAGCTCTCTTGGTATGGAAGCGATTGGCGCTTACGAACAATTTATGTTCCTGGCGGGCAGCGTCAGTTTCTTTTGGCTCACCGGCCTGATTCGCGGTCTTTTGCCGCTCTACCGTGAAACCGACAGCGATGATGTTCGCTTTTTCAATGCCTTCCTGCTGATCAGTGTGCTTACCTTGCTGAGTTCGCTGGTTATTTTCTTTTTGGCCGAGATGTGGTTTCCGCAACAGGCGGTTGGCGATGGATTCTCCGTTCGCTGGATGCTGGCGATTTATCTTTTTTGTACTGTCCCGGCCGGGTTGACGGAGTATTATTTCCTGCTGAAAAAGAAGTCGGCCCGCATTGTGGTATACGGAGCAGTGAGCTACGTGTTGATGTTGGGGCTTGTGCTAACTCCGGCGGTGTTGGGCTGGGGCATTGGTTCCTGTTTGAAAGGATTGGTTGTTTGGGCGATTTTTCGCTACCTGGTCCTTTGGTTTATTTTGCTGCGCTATGTTCGGCTTAAGTTTTCGGCTGCGTACCAGCGAGAACACATTGGAGTGTCGGTGCCTTTGATTTTGTCGGCCTTGGTGAGCGGTTCGGCGCAGTATGTCGATGGTTTCATTGTGCGCTCGCAATACGACGAATCGGTTTTCGCAATTTTCCGCTTTGGTGCCCGCGAGTTCCCGATTGTGCTTTTGCTGGCTAATGCGTTCAGTAATGCCATGTTGCCCACTTTTGCGTCGACTGACAGTTTGGAGACTGTTTTGGAGAAAATAAAAAAGGAATCGACGCGCTTGAGCCACTACTTGTTCCCATTGTCCGGTTTGCTTTTGGTGACGAGCCATATGCTGTTCCCACTTCTTTTTAACCAGAACTTTGCCGAAAGTGCAAGCGTCTTCAATATTTATCTGTTGCTGATAACAAGCCGCATGTTGTTTCCGCAAACCATCCTCATTGGTTTGAAACGAACATCGCTGATTGCCTGGGCTTCCATTGGCGAACTTTTGGTGAATGTCACGTTGAGCGTTTGGTTTGTGCAGTTTGCCGGAATTCAGGGCGTTGCGTTTGCGACCGTGTTGGCCTATCTTTTCGAAAAGGGATTGCTGGCCATGCTGGTCGAATCGCGGTTGAACATCCCGGTGACAAAATATCAGAATATTTCCCGCCACCTGATTTATTCACTATTTTTGCTGTCCTTGTTTTATATCGTTGAGTTTGTAATATACTGA
- a CDS encoding DUF481 domain-containing protein, with protein MVKKIIFLFLFGCSTIFVSAQQDTLISSTGDVIIGEIKSLSRNVLSFDTDYADSEFQVDWNEVKGLVSAEPLVIYVTGGKKYTGRMRYDASDQKVKITGDDIDMSVDLHDVVKINTTNDKFWDKVYISLDAGYSYTKANNLSQFSMTGQVKYTEDNWKLSAGFNNVATRQDEVGTTKRDEANIDFNRDIYGNAYAFAGMEFLSSSEQNLDLRTTSKLGVGYYFIRENGMYLQGGLGLANAHEQYGSPDNISKNSFEGLMGFEFDAYDTGDFSFRLKSTAYPSFSNKGRWRINTDVSAKWDLPLDFYIKASFVHNFDSKPQVDNVDKGDYVFQTSIGWEWD; from the coding sequence ATGGTGAAAAAAATTATCTTTCTTTTTTTATTCGGTTGCTCAACCATTTTTGTGTCGGCACAGCAGGACACATTAATCTCGTCGACAGGTGATGTCATTATCGGGGAAATTAAGTCACTCTCCAGGAATGTACTGTCGTTTGATACTGATTATGCAGACTCGGAATTCCAGGTTGATTGGAATGAAGTGAAAGGTTTGGTTTCGGCCGAACCGTTGGTGATTTATGTTACCGGAGGTAAAAAATACACCGGGCGGATGAGGTATGATGCCAGTGACCAGAAAGTGAAAATCACGGGCGATGACATCGATATGTCGGTGGATTTGCATGATGTGGTCAAGATTAACACCACGAATGATAAGTTTTGGGATAAGGTGTATATTTCGCTAGACGCGGGTTATTCATACACCAAGGCAAATAATTTGTCTCAGTTCTCGATGACCGGGCAGGTGAAATACACGGAGGATAATTGGAAACTTTCGGCGGGCTTCAACAATGTTGCAACAAGGCAGGACGAGGTTGGAACAACCAAGCGTGACGAAGCGAACATCGATTTTAACCGCGATATTTATGGTAATGCCTATGCTTTTGCCGGTATGGAATTTCTGTCGAGTAGTGAGCAAAACCTCGACCTCCGGACTACCTCTAAATTGGGGGTTGGTTACTATTTTATTCGCGAGAACGGTATGTATTTGCAAGGTGGTTTGGGTTTGGCCAATGCCCACGAACAATACGGATCGCCGGATAATATTTCGAAGAATAGCTTTGAAGGCTTAATGGGCTTTGAGTTTGATGCTTATGATACAGGGGACTTCTCGTTTCGCTTGAAGTCAACCGCTTATCCGAGCTTTTCAAACAAAGGGCGCTGGCGGATCAATACAGATGTTTCGGCCAAGTGGGATTTGCCGCTCGATTTTTACATTAAAGCCAGCTTTGTGCACAACTTCGATTCAAAGCCGCAAGTTGATAATGTCGATAAAGGTGATTACGTGTTCCAGACCAGCATCGGCTGGGAATGGGATTAA
- a CDS encoding BamA/TamA family outer membrane protein — MTSYKILLTSTLVLLISTTLPAQSKLSTFFAKREAQKQQAFDEGKPWLSPIIAPAYTADAGFLVSGGMLYSFRLNKNDSISQRSSLPATIFYSSKGNFGIRAFLKTFWLEDKLRINTELTIRDKDNNYYGKGFDQIDNNYQSDSTTLYHETNSSVHIELIYKIKPSVFVGLLINPAYVNTKNFAPLIESDPYKSQFDDSYFLSGIGAQLTYDSRDLVVNAWRGMYFNLATSFYDGLWGSEYEFRELQFDSRYYRTISRPGNVLAFRFYTRATYGDVPITELSDFSGGKNLRGYLMGHYRDKTTAFMVTEWRRMFLKSNGKLSKSGMVLWLGSGSIGDNVADLTKWVPNGGVGYRFELQPRMNVCIDFGMGKDSQGVYFNFNEAF; from the coding sequence TTGACTAGCTACAAAATACTACTGACTTCGACGCTGGTTTTGCTGATTAGCACAACGCTGCCAGCACAAAGTAAATTATCCACCTTTTTCGCTAAACGGGAAGCGCAAAAGCAACAAGCGTTCGACGAAGGCAAGCCCTGGCTGTCACCGATTATTGCTCCGGCATACACTGCCGATGCGGGTTTTCTGGTTTCGGGCGGGATGCTCTATTCCTTCAGGCTAAACAAAAACGACAGTATTTCGCAACGTTCTAGTTTGCCGGCAACCATCTTTTACAGCTCGAAAGGAAATTTTGGCATTCGGGCTTTTTTGAAGACATTTTGGCTGGAAGATAAATTGCGGATCAATACCGAACTGACCATTCGCGACAAAGACAACAACTACTACGGTAAAGGCTTCGACCAGATTGATAACAACTACCAGTCGGACAGCACGACATTATACCACGAAACGAACTCGAGCGTGCACATCGAGCTAATTTATAAAATCAAACCTTCCGTTTTTGTAGGGTTACTCATCAACCCCGCTTACGTGAACACCAAAAATTTCGCACCGCTGATTGAAAGCGATCCCTATAAATCGCAGTTCGACGACAGCTACTTCCTGAGCGGGATTGGCGCACAATTAACCTACGACAGCCGCGACCTGGTTGTGAACGCCTGGCGTGGCATGTATTTCAACCTGGCAACCTCCTTTTATGATGGGCTTTGGGGCAGCGAGTACGAGTTCCGCGAACTTCAATTCGACTCGCGTTATTACCGAACCATCAGCCGACCGGGCAATGTGCTGGCTTTTCGATTCTACACGCGCGCCACTTACGGCGATGTTCCAATCACGGAGCTATCCGATTTCTCGGGAGGCAAGAACCTTCGCGGATACCTGATGGGCCACTATCGCGATAAAACAACAGCATTTATGGTTACCGAATGGCGCCGGATGTTTCTAAAAAGCAACGGAAAACTCAGTAAAAGCGGGATGGTTCTCTGGCTAGGCTCCGGCAGTATTGGGGACAATGTCGCCGACTTAACCAAGTGGGTTCCCAATGGCGGTGTTGGTTACCGGTTCGAACTACAACCGCGCATGAACGTGTGTATCGACTTCGGAATGGGAAAAGACTCGCAAGGAGTTTACTTCAACTTTAACGAAGCTTTCTAG
- a CDS encoding DMT family protein, with the protein MKALMTVGLLVLSNTFMTFAWYGHLKFVELKWFNKMGLVSIVLISWGIALFEYFFQVPANRIGFKEHGGPFSLIELKVLQEVITLIVFSIFTLLLFRTESFRWNHLVGFVFLVLAVYFIFKK; encoded by the coding sequence ATGAAAGCTTTAATGACTGTGGGGTTGCTGGTGTTGTCGAATACCTTCATGACCTTTGCCTGGTACGGGCACCTGAAGTTTGTCGAATTGAAATGGTTCAACAAGATGGGACTGGTTTCCATCGTGTTGATCAGTTGGGGAATTGCATTGTTTGAGTACTTCTTCCAGGTTCCGGCCAACCGAATTGGCTTCAAGGAGCACGGCGGCCCGTTTTCGCTGATCGAATTAAAGGTGTTGCAGGAAGTCATCACCCTGATTGTTTTCTCAATTTTCACCTTGCTGCTGTTTCGCACCGAAAGTTTCCGCTGGAATCACCTTGTTGGTTTTGTTTTCCTGGTGCTGGCAGTCTACTTCATTTTTAAAAAATAG